A stretch of Sulfurimonas autotrophica DSM 16294 DNA encodes these proteins:
- a CDS encoding DUF507 family protein produces the protein MKISLKTIPHIANKIAIDLNKSGVVTMTKGLESVAHEAQKVLEDNVKQEMALEEKVNEICEDNEEEIEFMLADERQLFFMIKKKLAPEYGVILNYEERYSDISHKILDELYEEDLIHFDVTENRIKNIIYNAITSFIADTSEIEDAVMDKIRSYKRKFIPGTDEFEILHEKLYREELMKRGME, from the coding sequence ATGAAAATATCACTCAAAACTATTCCCCATATAGCAAATAAAATTGCAATTGATTTAAACAAAAGTGGTGTTGTTACAATGACTAAAGGGCTTGAGAGTGTCGCGCATGAAGCTCAAAAAGTTTTAGAAGATAATGTAAAACAGGAGATGGCACTTGAAGAAAAAGTGAATGAAATCTGTGAAGATAATGAAGAAGAAATAGAGTTCATGCTTGCGGATGAGAGACAACTGTTTTTTATGATCAAAAAGAAGTTAGCGCCTGAATATGGAGTGATTCTAAATTATGAAGAGAGATATTCGGACATTTCTCACAAAATACTTGATGAACTGTATGAAGAAGACTTGATTCATTTTGATGTAACGGAAAATCGTATTAAAAATATCATTTATAATGCAATTACATCGTTTATTGCTGATACATCGGAAATAGAAGATGCAGTAATGGATAAAATACGTTCATACAAAAGAAAATTTATCCCAGGCACTGATGAATTTGAAATTTTACATGAAAAACTTTACAGAGAAGAATTAATGAAAAGAGGAATGGAGTAA
- a CDS encoding flagellar export protein FliJ: MKTRFSSLVHVKKNIMQKRERLLQQANANFNKANKALKDSLAFLQEIEPPSHGKIAEFLANRSLLDSQRAIIQHNEEWLVYTEKEVGQAKEQLKKDMIEYEKYKYLEYEEIQKALKEIKIQEAKDLDEIALMTYTNKNKEAS, encoded by the coding sequence TTGAAGACACGCTTTAGCTCTTTAGTACATGTAAAGAAAAACATCATGCAAAAGCGTGAGCGTCTTTTACAACAGGCAAATGCAAATTTCAATAAAGCTAATAAAGCACTAAAAGATTCATTAGCCTTTCTGCAAGAAATCGAGCCTCCTTCTCATGGAAAAATTGCAGAGTTTCTAGCAAACAGATCACTTCTAGATTCCCAAAGAGCCATAATACAACATAATGAAGAGTGGCTTGTATATACAGAAAAAGAAGTTGGGCAGGCAAAAGAACAGCTAAAAAAAGATATGATAGAGTATGAAAAATATAAATATTTAGAATATGAAGAGATACAAAAAGCGCTTAAAGAAATAAAAATTCAAGAGGCAAAAGATCTAGATGAAATTGCCTTAATGACATATACCAATAAAAACAAGGAAGCTTCTTGA
- a CDS encoding MotE family protein, which translates to MKYILLIALLYSSLFSMQNSDKLFECTKIFKERKNELLVELERIDEQKQALNALKTATEDLLKKKEAKLALKEEAVNAKLAQVSQKEKAIKEMVEKNSKILKELQSTKMSKISQTFAKMKAGAAANVLSDMDSKEAGSILQSLKPKVVGKILTKMDPKKASELTQLLAK; encoded by the coding sequence TTGAAATATATTTTACTTATTGCACTGCTATATTCTTCTCTTTTTTCTATGCAAAACAGCGACAAACTTTTTGAATGTACGAAAATATTTAAAGAGAGAAAAAATGAGCTTTTGGTTGAACTAGAACGGATAGATGAACAAAAGCAGGCTTTAAATGCCTTAAAAACGGCTACTGAAGATCTATTGAAAAAAAAAGAAGCGAAATTGGCTTTAAAAGAAGAAGCCGTAAATGCAAAACTTGCTCAGGTAAGCCAAAAAGAAAAAGCCATCAAAGAGATGGTTGAGAAAAATTCAAAAATTTTAAAAGAGCTTCAATCGACAAAAATGAGTAAAATATCGCAGACTTTTGCAAAAATGAAAGCGGGTGCGGCTGCAAATGTACTCTCAGATATGGACTCCAAAGAGGCTGGGTCTATCTTGCAGTCTTTAAAACCAAAAGTAGTAGGTAAAATATTAACAAAGATGGATCCAAAAAAAGCATCAGAGTTAACACAACTATTAGCTAAATAA
- a CDS encoding adenylosuccinate synthase yields MYTNKADVIVGIQWGDEGKGKIVDKLALEYDMVCRSQGGHNAGHTIWVDGVKYALHLIPSGVLNPKAVNVVGNGVVLSPSSIIKEMQQFEGLEGRLFISDKAHLNLSYHAQIDQAKERLKGDKAIGTTGKGIGPAYSDKINRIGHRVGELLNPEKLCQTILDYFEQNKPIFDVMDLHAPKKEELLAELEGFKEKLAPFITDTTQMVWRALDDENKRVLLEGAQGTLLDIDHGTYPYVTSSSTVSAGACTGLGLNPKDIGKVTGIVKAYCTRVGNGPFPSEDKGEDGKRLGEQGHEFGTTTGRARRCGWFDAVATRYASRLNGCDELALMKLDVLDGFDEVKVCVAYEYNGKTIDYVPIDLENVTPIYKTFKGWDNSVGARTFDELPATAQDYVKLIEEISKTKVGIISTSPEREDTIIL; encoded by the coding sequence ATGTATACAAATAAAGCAGACGTAATTGTAGGAATACAGTGGGGTGACGAAGGAAAAGGCAAGATAGTAGATAAACTTGCCCTTGAATATGATATGGTATGCCGTTCTCAAGGCGGACACAATGCTGGTCATACTATTTGGGTAGACGGTGTAAAATATGCATTGCACCTTATTCCATCAGGGGTATTAAATCCTAAAGCTGTAAATGTGGTAGGCAACGGTGTTGTTCTTTCTCCATCATCTATAATAAAAGAGATGCAACAGTTTGAAGGGCTTGAGGGTCGTCTTTTTATCTCAGATAAAGCACACTTAAATCTTTCTTATCATGCGCAGATTGACCAGGCAAAAGAGCGTCTTAAAGGTGACAAAGCTATCGGTACGACAGGAAAAGGTATCGGGCCTGCGTATTCTGATAAAATTAACCGTATAGGACATCGCGTAGGCGAGCTTTTAAACCCTGAAAAATTATGCCAAACTATTTTAGATTATTTTGAGCAGAACAAGCCTATTTTTGATGTTATGGATCTGCATGCACCAAAAAAAGAGGAACTTTTGGCTGAACTTGAAGGTTTTAAAGAAAAACTTGCTCCATTTATTACAGATACAACACAGATGGTATGGCGTGCGCTTGATGATGAAAACAAGCGTGTACTGCTTGAGGGTGCTCAAGGGACTTTGCTGGACATTGACCATGGTACATATCCGTATGTTACTTCATCTTCAACAGTAAGTGCGGGTGCATGTACTGGACTTGGTCTCAATCCAAAAGACATCGGAAAAGTGACAGGAATTGTTAAGGCATACTGTACTCGTGTCGGTAATGGACCATTTCCAAGTGAAGATAAAGGTGAAGATGGAAAACGCCTTGGCGAGCAGGGACATGAATTTGGAACGACTACAGGACGCGCAAGACGCTGCGGCTGGTTTGATGCTGTCGCTACAAGATATGCAAGTCGCTTAAACGGTTGTGATGAACTTGCATTGATGAAACTTGATGTACTTGATGGTTTTGATGAGGTGAAAGTGTGTGTTGCTTATGAATATAATGGCAAAACAATAGATTATGTTCCAATTGATTTGGAAAATGTGACACCGATTTATAAAACATTTAAAGGCTGGGACAACTCAGTAGGTGCAAGAACATTTGATGAACTGCCTGCTACTGCACAAGATTATGTAAAACTTATTGAAGAAATAAGTAAAACAAAAGTCGGTATAATTTCTACATCACCTGAGAGAGAAGATACTATAATTCTATAA
- a CDS encoding ATP phosphoribosyltransferase regulatory subunit, with protein MILEHEIPNGSKLYFGESAKVKRHIENIASDILDKNGYEEIVTPIFSYHQHKSIADEKELIRINDEKNNALSLRADSTIDVVRIIEKRLGSNTKQKKWFYIQPVFTYPTTEQYQVGVEFMGEKKLSSVASLALEIFEKLHVKPLMQISNIKIPELLVAMFDELSIDDFRHINIDKFINLNVEWLSELVYLQYVEQIDDIINKVPEAIKIELQKMKDLCSEAGCENAVLAPMYYAKMLYYDELFFRCIVGNEVYARGGRYKNAELTSVGFAIYTDTLCDALEQ; from the coding sequence ATGATACTAGAACACGAGATTCCTAATGGTTCAAAACTTTACTTTGGCGAGTCTGCAAAAGTAAAACGCCATATAGAGAATATAGCGAGTGATATTCTTGATAAAAACGGATATGAAGAGATTGTAACACCGATATTTTCATACCATCAGCATAAAAGTATAGCCGATGAGAAAGAATTGATTCGCATTAATGATGAGAAAAACAATGCGTTATCACTGCGTGCGGACTCAACTATAGACGTTGTACGTATCATAGAAAAAAGACTCGGGAGTAATACAAAACAGAAAAAATGGTTTTATATTCAGCCTGTTTTTACCTATCCGACTACTGAACAGTATCAAGTAGGCGTTGAATTTATGGGAGAAAAAAAGCTTTCATCCGTAGCAAGTCTTGCCTTGGAGATTTTCGAGAAGTTACATGTAAAGCCTTTAATGCAGATTTCAAATATAAAAATACCTGAACTTTTAGTTGCAATGTTTGATGAGTTAAGCATAGATGATTTCAGGCATATTAATATTGACAAGTTTATTAATCTAAACGTTGAGTGGCTGAGTGAACTTGTTTATCTGCAGTATGTAGAGCAGATAGATGATATCATAAACAAAGTACCCGAAGCTATAAAAATAGAACTGCAAAAGATGAAAGATTTATGTTCAGAGGCAGGATGCGAAAATGCTGTTTTAGCACCGATGTATTATGCAAAAATGCTCTATTATGATGAGTTGTTTTTTAGATGTATTGTAGGAAATGAAGTATATGCACGCGGCGGAAGATATAAAAATGCCGAATTAACATCTGTAGGATTTGCAATTTATACAGACACATTGTGTGATGCCTTAGAGCAATAG